A stretch of DNA from Oryza brachyantha chromosome 4, ObraRS2, whole genome shotgun sequence:
cctgaaaaccgcgagacgaattttaaagcctaattaatttatcattagcatatgttgattactgttGTAGCATGTATGGCTaattatgcactaattagacttaaaatttcgtctcacgattttctccctaactatgcaattagtttttcatcaaTGTCTAATGCTCcctttagatatttaaagattcgatgtaattttttggaaaagaaaaatttaggaactaaacgggccaTAATATACAGCAGGGTTGAAGTAGCATCCAACGAACTGACATTGAACCGATGCTTTTAGTTGCTCGCAACAACAGGCTGCTATCATCATGTTACTTAAAGACACAGTTACATATCACAAAGGGCACAGGTAGTCTAGTACTACCTTCTCGCTATGTTTGATTACACATATGTCCGGCGCTAACACAGACTCATCAGTAGCCCGCACTCTCACGGTCTCGCACACACCGACCTGCAGGCAGGGTTCGCTACTGGTAATATATTACAGGCAAGAGATCCGAGAGCGAGACACGGGCACACGGTTgcttattagttttttttttttttgctttgttaGGAGATTTCATGAATCGGGTCAGACACTTGGAATTCTTCTACACCGCCCCCAGACAAAGTCCTCTCCTACTCCTCCGGTCGGCTCCGGGCCCGGCTCCTCCGTTCACCTGCGCCTGGTCGTGTTCGCCGGCGCCCACAGGTCGGCCCCGTTGCTCTGCGTCAGCTGCAGCGTCTGGTCCACCGGAACCAGGCAGAGGCCACGGTTCCTCAGGCTGTAGTGCTCGGGATCCTGGATCATACCAAAAGACATAAGTGTTGCAGTTCAGCATTTCGATGAACTTTCAGAGTTGTGTATGACTTTGGTAGGAACTATGAAGGCTGTAGGATGCAGCTCACCTCAGACACAGCACCAGGCACCGGCGGAGCACGCATGTAAGGGGAGCTAAGAacctgcaaaacaaaaatagaaaaaatcgGTGCGTCGTGTGAGTCACAGAAACGAAAAAGGTAAGTAGACTAAAGATCACAAGAAAATGGATGCTCTCATTatctagaaaatgaaaatggatGCTCAGTGAGCAGGAACTGACCTCGAGCTGCTGGTGCAGGAACTTGATGTACCCTGAGGCCTCCTGAAGAACAGAGGCAGTGTCGGTCTGCCGGAAGCGAGAGAAATGGCAGAATCAGATAAAAGCTCAAGCTTCTAACATGAATTGATTTCACAGAGATGAGAGGAAACAGGAGGTAAGTGCAGAAATGTATAGTGGTAATTAAATACCTTCCCAAATGGTGACACTAGCTGCTGCAGTGCGGCTACTCTCTCACCAATCTTATCCTTCTTCTCCTGCTCAATTGCAAAGCAAAGAGACCTCACTTAGAACAACACACAGACACAAGAAAGAACAGGGAGAGGCGTGGGGATTAAGCCTGATCAGCATGCCTTCGGGGAGACGGGAGCGCCTCTCGGGCTTGTGTTCCTTGGCTTCTTGGATGTCATGCTCCCAAACTCCTCCGAGCTGCTGGCGACCGCTGCTTTCCCGCTGAAGTAGCTTTCATTGTGGTTCCTTTTGCTGTGATTGGCGACCTCagtcatcatcatcttcctcctcttctgctGCTCTCAGTCTTTCTTGCCCTTTTTTCTTGCTGAAAATCAGGAGGAAAGTATAGGTAAGGTGGCCTTCACCTTGCTTCTGCTTTGTTTGCTATGAAGCCTCCGGTCTctggttaaaaaaaaggttgtcCTTTTACAAGTGCAGTGGTTGGTTCAGAGTCGGTTTCATGGAAATCACTGTCACTGTATCACTATGTTCAAAGACTGGTCTTGGACAAGCAAACTTAGGGGTGCTTAgtcggtgaaatgaaaatttttgcatgtcataTTAGGCGTTTGATCGATGTCGGAAAAGGTTTTCAAAccagaatgaaaaaacgaattttacggctggcatggaaaccgGGAGACgagtcttttgagcctaattaatccgtcattagctcATGTAGGTTATTGTGGCACTTAtcgctaatcatatactaattaagctcaaaagattcgtctcacgatttctcacatgactgtgcaattagtttttcgttttatctatgtttaataatctatttagatgtctaaagatttgatgtgatgtttttaggtaaaaatttttgaaaactaaatggGGCCTTAGTTTATGCAATAGGACACAACTGCTTCACAGGTAAGGTAACAATAGTAGAAGGATATGTGACAAGACAAAGTCAAAGGTATCATGTGTCTCAGAACCCTTTTTCTTCCTGAAGAAAGTTTGTCCTAGAAAATAATCCCATATAGGGAAAGAATTAAAATTCCACTTGATCAGTTCCCTCGTACTCTCTGTCTGGTGGCCTAGTATTCTCTGGCTGCCCTTCTTTACTCCCAAGGAGATGTGCTATCCTTCATCAATTTAAATACTGTTCAACTGTTCAGTTCCTAATTGacaagtttgtttttttgcaatgCTGCCAGTTGGGACTTATCCGAAGGTTCTTGGGAAGGCGGAGACCAATTGATTAGAAGCGACCGAAATATGATAGGGGGGATAGGGcaaatgtatatatgtacatatattggTACCTTAAATATCCCAAGGTTACATGACTTGTATTCCCCAGTTGagctaaattattaaatatctgATCGGGTCAAAGCAATAATCTAAGGTAACCCGACCTTATCTATCACCAGTCCAACATTAGAAACGTGTGGCTACTGGCTTCCATACACTTGTAGGACATCAGGAGCAAATGGTTTCAGGTAATTTGTGTCCTGTGGGGCTCTAAACATTGTTCATGTCAAGCACAGTGTgtgataaaggaaaaaaaaacaaggtaaATCACTCAACAAGCCACCTTATTAGAAATTAGAAAAGCTTGCCCTAGGAAAATACTGACCACTCTATGTGCTCTAAAAGGAAGCTGATAGAGGTTAGTTTCTAACCATGCTAGGGTTTGTTCTTTCTAGATGATGCAGCGGATTATGGATAATTACTTATAggatgaattaaatattaaatactatgAAGCTAACAaatagtttggaaaaaaagttATCTAAGCAAGCAATGACGATGAAgaaagtttttggaaaaaccAAGCTATGGAAACGTGACACAAGTATACCGTATACGTAGGTAATCTGCTTGATGATATGCCCCCGTAAGCTATACTGAACAGCGCCTTACTTAGTTTATTCAACAAATATTACCTTCGTTCCAAAATTTAAGCATTCATAGGTTGTTTACCAAAGATTAAAATCGTGTCAAAAGATTTTCTGTTAGTCACTTtggtagttaattttttaattttgaactgaTTAGATTGAATTTCCAAACACCTGATTGACTCCAAAATCATTGAAATAATTGTAATTAGGAGAAGCAACAGGAATGCTTATACTGTGACACAAAATCTGAATCAtacaaatgtttatatttgaacaaaaagAGCAACTAACTAGCatgaaatatatgtatatatctagCCTAGGAAATGGATGCTACTATAACTTATAAACAATTAAGCACCCCGCCATTTACAAAGGAAAATGTGTCATTAGACATATTTACAACAGTAGGATGCATTTACTATACTTCGATAGCAAGGAACGGGATGAGCCGTTATAACCCCGCTTGTTAGCACTTCCGGTTCTATGCCATAATGCCCCGTTCTAGAATATAAGGATTTTTGCGTGCTTTAAAATGCGTAATGTATATCTCTCTGTCCAAGcttaaaaatctttatataggccttgtttagttcctaaaaacatcacatcgaatttttggacacctaaataaaagcattaaatatatatgaatattaaaactaattacacagttattgaagaaatcgtgagatgaatcttttgagcgtaattaatacatgattagtcataagtgctatagtaaccaacatgtgctaataacgaattaattagactcaaaagattcgtctcgcggtttccagacggaatctgaaatttgtttaaatttgttttataattaaactatgtttaatacttcaaatgtgtgactGTACGCATCGGATGTGACctctctctcaaaaatttttccCAACTGAACGGGGCCATATTCAAACAAGTTCATGTACGTATCAGATGTGACCTctctcttaaaaatttttcccaACTGAACGGGGCCATATTCAAACAAgttcatgttttctatttcCTTGTacgggaaaaaaagaaaagctaaCATCTGTAGAGTACTAGTAGCAATGTTAATTGTACAGGAGTTATACAAACGTGACCCGCAACAGTGCAGCTAGCATGATGCGTGTGTGGTGTGTATCTCGTGGCTTGTGATGATGAACAACCACATAGGAGCTAGTACTCCTTGTCATCACATCTCAGCAGTTTGGGGGGTCCCATCCTTTGGTGGAGAAGACAACAAGGTGCCAGCTATGGTTCAGGCTAGCTAGCAAGCGACATTAGTGTGCCTGCTTCCTTCCATTTGTGCACCACTCCGGGGATTCAGACAACAGGTCCATTGACTACGTTGTACTAGAGGAAGAGGGGTATCCAGCTGCACCGCTTACTGGTAGCCAGTGTCGACAGATTAGCTGATAGTCATCACTCCTTTCTGGAAGTATTAAGGGAACCCTAATCGTCCTTTTAAGTGACACAAAGCCAGCTTACTTGTTTGGTTAATAATTGATCAGGTGTGTACTCCATTTGCCAGCATCTGAATCCATATTCTTTCTTCCATTCCTTTTTCACTTGAGCCTGTTCTGAAGTACGTGATTCACCAGGATTATTCAccggtttatttttttttctgtctgaAGAAATGGGTAGAGGTGTGGAATAAAAGCTCTGGAAAAAGGACAAAACGCTCGTCTGTTTtggtgatgcatgcatggtggtgGCGAGGGGCGTGTGATTGAGGAATTTGTCAACTAGCAGCATGCACGCGTCGATCGGGTGGGTAGTTTTCCAAGCACCgacgaccgatcgatcgagccgaTCTCATCAGCAACAAACATATGCATTTactcctcctccagctctTCACCTAAACCGCTCCAGACTTTCTTCAGAGTTTCAGGCAGGCAGCCAGCCTGAAACCCTGACGGATGGCTACCGCTTCAAGGTGCAATTTAAGCGTAGCTAACCATGGCGACGCTAACAACCGTACCCTCGCGGCGACGCAACTAGCAGCCCACAACGACCATCcggctagctaattaatcatttCTGTAGC
This window harbors:
- the LOC102712984 gene encoding transcription factor bHLH153-like, producing the protein MMMTEVANHSKRNHNESYFSGKAAVASSSEEFGSMTSKKPRNTSPRGAPVSPKEKKDKIGERVAALQQLVSPFGKTDTASVLQEASGYIKFLHQQLEVLSSPYMRAPPVPGAVSEDPEHYSLRNRGLCLVPVDQTLQLTQSNGADLWAPANTTRRR